The following proteins come from a genomic window of Phaeodactylum tricornutum CCAP 1055/1 chromosome 19, whole genome shotgun sequence:
- a CDS encoding predicted protein: MRTISLVVASILVYRMRSVRGFRTHSYRRHHRPCLRKPTRYPDVPNESTTARSLTLSSLSTSPIVWAAGHALGGILGVPAVAKATKTWYKKIDLPSWTPPDFVFGPTWTFLYASMGVAACRVYQRTSSLTSSGPLLLWMVHYLVLNLTWAPVFFGKQRLRLGMILNVLMLVTLGILIPLFYRNNPLSGLLLLPYLAWLTFATALNNSICRRNPTQNGYNEAMLQADLIQLQSKAAEYAAL, translated from the coding sequence ATGAGAACGATTTCCCTCGTTGTTGCTTCGATTCTCGTCTATCGAATGCGTTCCGTACGTGGTTTTCGAACGCATAGTTATCGACGCCACCATCGGCCGTGTCTACGCAAGCCAACGCGGTATCCTGACGTTCCAAATGAGTCCACCACTGCTCGGAGTTTGACGCTCTCCAGTCTGTCAACCTCGCCCATCGTGTGGGCTGCCGGACACGCTTTGGGGGGAATCCTTGGTGTCCCGGCTGTGGCGAAGGCAACCAAGACCTGGTACAAGAAGATTGATTTACCCTCCTGGACACCACCGGACTTTGTCTTTGGACCCACGTGGACCTTCCTTTACGCTTCCATGGGCGTGGCGGCCTGTCGTGTCTACCAGCGAACGTCCTCGCTCACTTCGTCCGGACCGCTCCTCCTCTGGATGGTGCATTACCTCGTTCTGAATCTGACCTGGGCACCcgttttctttggaaagCAACGATTACGACTCGGTATGATCCTCAATGTACTCATGCTTGTTACGTTGGGTATTCTCATTCCCTTGTTCTACCGGAACAACCCGCTTTCGGGCTTGCTCTTACTTCCCTACCTCGCCTGGCTCACCTTTGCCACGGCACTCAACAATTCCATTTGTCGACGAAATCCGACCCAAAATGGTTACAACGAAGCCATGCTACAGGCGGATCTCATCCAGCTACAAAGCAAGGCGGCAGAGTACGCCGCCCTGTAA
- a CDS encoding predicted protein: MATIAYPLAWTAALALCFALFSAMARYGVGDALDTITVNGKTCSNGICVDQFDHWQTVPMTWKCRDLRDDCTLRAVRGLCQTDSLYTHPHCPVACGVCHNRTREIPFETSAPFSSHPRNRQGLVEVAGSRFGVPQLIPERGSDDRQGVLDRMQDAHEYWEDVVMEEDRYQPVRTLCRNEYELCALWAARGECTNNERFMKKSCPVVCYTCETLHVDALCPFDPNIPNAWQRGDLNRMFKRIVHDPTLAHYQTTVLSRPDYEPNDTVETASYQIGPWVVIIDDFLNETETSTLIALGADQGYERSTDVGEILEDGSYEDDESETRTSTNAWCYNECDDHEVTQIIWERMTFLTQIPPENSESLQMLRYEPGQFYAVHHDYIENDWNRAVGSRILTVFLYLNDVEEGGATNFPELELAVQPKRGRALLWPSVLDQYPHKKDDRTEHEAQVVTKGIKYGANAWFHQRDYQGSTQNGC, translated from the coding sequence ATGGCGACAATAGCCTATCCATTGGCGTGGACTGCCGCCCTCGCGCTGTGCTTTGCGCTCTTCAGCGCCATGGCTCGCTACGGCGTTGGCGATGCGCTGGACACGATCACGGTCAACGGCAAAACGTGCTCGAACGGAATCTGCGTCGACCAGTTTGATCACTGGCAAACCGTCCCCATGACGTGGAAATGCCGAGATTTGCGTGACGATTGTACTCTCCGGGCTGTACGAGGTCTCTGCCAAACTGACTCTCTCTACACCCATCCACATTGTCCCGTTGCCTGTGGAGTCTGTCACAATCGCACTCGCGAAATTCCGTTCGAAACTTCCGCACCTTTCTCGTCCCATCCACGTAATAGACAGGGACTTGTCGAAGTTGCAGGTAGTCGCTTCGGCGTCCCGCAATTAATTCCCGAACGCGGATCCGACGACCGACAAGGAGTCTTGGATCGGATGCAGGACGCTCACGAGTATTGGGAAGACGTCGTGATGGAGGAAGATCGGTACCAGCCGGTGCGCACCCTGTGTCGCAATGAGTACGAACTTTGTGCGTTGTGGGCCGCCCGGGGAGAATGTACCAACAACGAACGCTTCATGAAGAAATCGTGTCCAGTAGTTTGCTATACGTGCGAAACGCTACACGTGGATGCCTTGTGTCCGTTCGACCCAAATATTCCGAATGCTTGGCAGCGGGGCGACTTGAATCGAATGTTTAAACGGATCGTTCACGACCCCACCTTGGCGCATTACCAAACTACCGTTCTTTCACGACCCGACTACGAACCGAACGACACGGTTGAGACGGCATCGTATCAAATTGGGCCCTGGGTGGTGATCATTGATGATTTTTTGAACGAAACGGAGACGTCCACATTGATTGCCTTGGGGGCGGATCAAGGCTACGAACGGAGCACCGACGTGGGTGAGATTCTGGAGGATGGGTCCTACGAAGATGACGAGTCTGAGACACGCACTTCCACAAATGCGTGGTGTTACAATGAGTGCGACGATCATGAAGTAACGCAAATTATTTGGGAACGGATGACTTTCTTGACCCAGATCCCCCCCGAAAACTCCGAGTCGTTGCAAATGCTTCGGTACGAGCCCGGGCAGTTTTACGCCGTACACCACGACTATATTGAAAACGACTGGAATCGAGCCGTGGGTTCCCGCATTCTGACCGTCTTTTTGTACCTCAACGACGTCGAAGAAGGCGGAGCGACTAATTTTCCAGAACTTGAATTGGCTGTTCAACCCAAACGAGGGCGTGCTTTGCTTTGGCCTAGTGTGCTAGACCAATATCCACACAAGAAAGATGATCGAACTGAACATGAGGCCCAGGTAGTGACTAAAGGGATCAAATACGGAGCTAATGCTTGGTTCCACCAACGAGACTATCAAGGATCAACACAGAATGgatgttga
- a CDS encoding predicted protein — MEAIDASGGLDGSMSTDNALVVDARDVDTDTHKATETVASMETSELDSDTFLDSTPSHLNSTNTSNSSTGVDFESSATTALQEAVKVESETNVEADDETVDAPSIQHIVSNETPTSDTEGLDSSDITIVTNSTTETFTSINRTDPTSPHPPDAITRETLLSHATTTSSSTNEESSLRVETSLDTATTPTNPMEVQTKQPQKKAEDEEDDDVSSKAAVALAAVAAAATANHKSPAEAAKEARAAAQSFIKPADHHHGHSVSSVKRTIQTVPLATVQTHLRAKALETGSVVADKLCQGENDAFLQYLLLLEYFRATVVHEDDDPDHLSIGSNHSQHELEQAARAAEACDKVLTLLKKIDLAYDSLVNMLPAEVERLQQPSFDEDSSDYDQDYETPVVIPDLLPPCTFPGGDKTVAFFKACMGTEGEAPAIASDDTSLEEVREQANSIDGNDSLDQPSTPTSKGNASLIPPASPKHPIASNTNVFSMFRRNTTPSKGILGSLRRRTGNASTTARDTDSSLRVSETTESTQAPSCRPGEYVVKIEREMLGLTVENVLERTVVRTVLASGPAKKAGAKIGSLIVKVGNVETKNLTHFETIDELRQSQRPLQLVLREVSEDALRLAREEMGRLIRGSGFGTIMDGNRAAEDGEQEVEVEISRPLIEADLRIDAYTNLIRRRIAEVAPQARNKKEEALARVGEKMVWLLTLFVIGFEREAAGRYDITSAENNEPSPVPRRSLHGVHAHSAKEYGDAAKSVSKVLLDYSQRKLDPQPVAQRTRSADFIQHSLETTGGNRRGRKIPPSPIQPQRGTTSVRAVPGAAQQDGSSLGHDKPLLQIGDVLQRTRTFLTDTTSPPAALLRGELIAFLCDVLDIDTDMELSEEDSVSATAGAQAGPINDLGSAGSLLKLIILNCPIMRSPGCEAASSHEDVLDPEFEEEMRRRFGLKEYLSAVDRHKLHAGNRFLAVVHRLAASRSMSARITACSLGPVIWGHLDFPHQLQLRGVVTRALHDVEVIVRKATATVLHEVAELVFDSRCVPWLVLMCERAMTDPEPQLRSAAMTLTWHLAEHLPNAFLGDASQGSAYLRRLPDRNDPIFADVYLLQCKLLPVATRLAEDRSPSVRLAVAAQCDRLCYALGDHWSSVVIDVLLAMLSDADERVRCEAVLCVPRLADIVLLSTSPGETAVSEVSILEALLPAAIKLQKDPSPSVRISLAAAAGDLLTLLVAMQRRSDESSGSSVESPAPSDKSVDIEVGRKYRRQVDDRLIPLVQQLLNDSDPEVTSAALRAVTNASRKSIPPSSPRNRQMSVASEDDSLSITSYQSQTSRDTRQPMILPVLSEVQVLRLLPTLTDLANSRQWRVRQSAVEIVPALLGCTQKLETRSEISKLCVRLMSDSVDAVRKTAAECLCMGGSSLGSHGEDASAEWATSIVIPAIRRCAIHSFSKQRLLSLKMIEVVLLNGACPSKWKGSETDQERLTDSPMRELAAIALSLTSDRIANVRLNVGRILEAVLHDFEDAELSFIREVLLQQMEEEKEREGGGDRDVLFFAKRCVDRASTIIEETSSATSLV; from the coding sequence ATGGAGGCAATTGACGCGTCTGGAGGGCTGGATGGCTCGATGTCAACGGATAACGCACTCGTCGTGGATGCTCGGGACGTGGATACGGATACACACAAGGCAACCGAGACAGTCGCCTCGATGGAAACGTCGGAATTGGACTCCGACACGTTCCTGGATAGCACTCCGAGCCACCTCAACAGTACGAACACTAGCAACAGCAGCACTGGTGTTGATTTCGAGTCATCCGCAACTACTGCTTTGCAGGAAGCAGTGAAAGTTGAATCCGAGACAAACGTAGAGGCCGACGACGAGACCGTTGACGCTCCATCCATCCAACATATCGTGTCCAACGAAACGCCCACGAGCGACACTGAAGGACTGGATTCCAGCGACATTACAATCGTGACAAACAGTACTACAGAAACTTTCACCTCTATCAATCGTACTGATCCGACGAGTCCCCATCCTCCCGATGCTATAACAcgggaaaccctgctatctCACGCGACGACCACCAGTAGCAGCACCAACGAAGAAAGCTCTCTGCGGGTGGAAACTTCCCTCGATACCGCCACCACTCCTACAAATCCCATGGAAGTCCAAACGAAACAACCGCAAAAAAAGGCGGaggatgaagaggacgacgacgtgtCAAGTAAAGCGGCAGTGGCTTTGGCTGCGgtggcggccgccgccacggccaatCACAAGAGCCCCGCCGAAGCCGCCAAAGAAGCTCGGGCAGCCGCGCAATCCTTCATTAAGCCCGCCGATCATCACCATGGGCATTCGGTCTCATCGGTCAAGCGCACTATCCAAACGGTGCCGCTCGCGACCGTACAGACCCATTTGCGGGCCAAGGCACTCGAAACCGGCTCTGTTGTCGCCGATAAATTGTGCCAAGGAGAAAACGATGCCTTTTTGCAGTATTTGCTCCTTCTCGAATACTTCCGAGCGACGGTTGTCCATGAAGACGATGATCCGGATCACCTGTCCATTGGCTCCAACCATAGCCAGCACGAACTGGAGCAAGCCGCGAGAGCAGCTGAAGCCTGTGACAAGGTGTTGACCCTGCTGAAAAAAATTGATCTCGCTTACGACAGCCTGGTCAATATGCTACCTGCGGAAGTGGAACGACTCCAGCAGCCAAGCTTTGACGAGGATTCCAGCGACTACGATCAAGACTACGAGACGCCAGTGGTCATTCCGGATTTACTGCCCCCCTGTACCTTTCCTGGCGGTGACAAGACCGTCGCATTTTTTAAAGCGTGTATGGGTACCGAAGGAGAAGCCCCTGCCATTGCCAGCGACGACACAAGCCTGGAGGAGGTGCGCGAACAAGCAAATTCAATAGACGGTAATGATTCTTTGGATCAGCCATCGACACCTACTTCCAAAGGCAACGCTTCCCTCATACCGCCTGCGTCTCCCAAACATCCCATTGCGTCTAACACCAACGTTTTTTCCATGTTTCGCCGAAACACCACGCCATCCAAGGGTATATTGGGCTCTTTGCGGCGTCGGACGGGTAACGCGAGCACGACCGCTCGGGATACGGATTCGAGTCTGCGGGTTTCGGAAACTACGGAATCTACCCAGGCTCCATCCTGCCGACCGGGGGAGTATGTCGTCAAGATTGAACGGGAAATGCTGGGTTTGACGGTTGAAAATGTACTGGAACGTACCGTCGTGCGCACCGTCCTGGCGAGCGGACCCGCCAAGAAGGCTGGCGCCAAAATTGGATCCCTCATTGTGAAGGTGGGGAATGTGGAAAcaaaaaatttgacgcatttTGAAACGATTGACGAGCTCCGCCAAAGTCAGCGGCCGCTGCAGCTGGTCCTTCGTGAAGTGAGCGAAGATGCGTTGCGTTTGGCGCGTGAAGAAATGGGACGGCTCATTCGTGGGTCGGGATTTGGCACTATAATGGACGGAAACCGTGCTGCCGAGGATGGGGAGCAGGAGGTGGAGGTGGAAATTTCTCGTCCGTTGATTGAAGCCGATTTGCGCATCGATGCGTACACAAACTTGATAAGACGACGCATCGCAGAAGTTGCCCCGCAAGCACGcaacaaaaaggaagaagctcTTGCCCGAGTAGGAGAGAAAATGGTGTGGCTCTTGACACTCTTCGTAATTGGCTTTGAGCGTGAGGCTGCAGGGCGTTACGATATTACGTCAGCCGAGAACAACGAGCCGTCTCCTGTCCCACGACGGAGTTTGCATGGTGTGCATGCACACTCGGCGAAAGAGTATGGTGACGCAGCAAAAAGTGTATCCAAGGTCCTCTTGGATTATTCGCAGAGGAAGCTGGACCCTCAACCAGTCGCGCAACGGACTCGGTCGGCGGACTTTATCCAACACAGCCTTGAGACCACGGGAGGCAATCGTAGAGGGCGAAAAATCCCACCGTCTCCAATCCAACCACAGCGAGGTACGACGAGTGTAAGGGCAGTACCAGGCGCTGCCCAACAAGATGGGAGCAGTTTGGGACATGACAAGCCTCTCTTACAAATCGGGGACGTTCTGCAACGCACTCGGACGTTTTTGACCGACACAACTTCTCCACCGGCTGCCCTTTTACGCGGAGAGCTTATTGCTTTTTTATGCGATGTTCTAGACATTGATACGGACATGGagctttcggaagaagattCCGTTTCTGCAACTGCCGGTGCGCAAGCCGGTCCCATCAATGATTTAGGTAGTGCCGGAAGTTTGTTGAAACTAATTATACTGAACTGTCCAATCATGCGCAGTCCGGGTTGCGAAGCCGCCTCATCTCACGAGGACGTTTTGGACCCTGagtttgaagaagaaatgcgTCGTCGCTTTGGTCTGAAAGAGTACCTATCGGCGGTCGATCGCCACAAGCTTCATGCCGGAAATCGTTTCCTCGCGGTAGTCCATCGTCTCGCCGCCAGTCGAAGCATGAGCGCAAGGATAACTGCTTGTTCCCTTGGCCCAGTCATCTGGGGACATCTAGATTTCCCGCATCAGCTACAGTTGCGCGGAGTTGTTACCAGAGCACTACACGATGTGGAAGTTATTGTTCGGAAGGCCACGGCCACGGTTCTACACGAGGTTGCCGAGCTTGTCTTTGATTCACGGTGTGTTCCATGGTTGGTTTTGATGTGCGAACGAGCCATGACGGATCCGGAACCACAGCTCCGGTCTGCTGCCATGACTCTGACTTGGCATTTGGCTGAGCATCTTCCGAACGCGTTCCTCGGAGACGCCAGTCAAGGGAGTGCATATCTTCGTCGGCTGCCAGACCGTAATGACCCTATTTTTGCCGATGTGTACTTACTACAGTGCAAGCTGCTTCCGGTTGCCACTCGGCTAGCAGAAGATCGGTCACCATCGGTACGCCTTGCAGTTGCTGCACAATGCGACAGGCTATGCTATGCTCTCGGTGACCACTGGTCTAGTGTCGTCATCGACGTCTTACTCGCTATGCTGTCGGATGCCGATGAAAGAGTCAGATGTGAAGCCGTCTTGTGCGTTCCAAGACTTGCTGACATTGTTCTGCTCTCAACGTCTCCTGGAGAAACTGCTGTCAGCGAAGTGAGCATTTTGGAAGCTCTCTTACCAGCAGCAATAAAGCTTCAAAAGGATCCCAGTCCATCGGTCAGAATTTCTTTGGCAGCAGCTGCTGGCGATTTGTTGACATTGCTCGTTGCTATGCAACGGAGATCGGACGAATCGTCAGGCTCATCAGTCGAGTCACCAGCACCGAGTGATAAATCCGTTGATATCGAAGTTGGCAGAAAGTACAGGAGGCAGGTTGATGACAGATTGATTCCTCTCGTGCAACAACTACTGAACGATTCGGATCCTGAAGTAACAAGCGCTGCGCTAAGAGCGGTTACAAACGCGTCGCGCAAATCAATTCCACCTTCCTCCCCTAGAAATCGTCAAATGTCCGTTGCATCGGAGGATGATTCTTTGTCTATAACATCGTATCAATCCCAAACCAGCCGCGACACGAGACAGCCAATGATTCTCCCAGTGCTGTCCGAAGTTCAAGTGCTTAGACTTTTACCAACCTTGACTGATTTGGCAAACAGTAGACAATGGCGAGTCAGACAAAGCGCCGTGGAAATTGTTCCGGCACTTCTCGGATGCACACAAAAGTTGGAAACTCGATCCGAAATCTCAAAGCTTTGCGTTCGGCTTATGTCCGATTCTGTTGATGCCGTCCGTAAAACTGCAGCAGAATGCCTTTGTATGGGTGGTAGCAGTCTCGGTAGTCACGGCGAAGATGCTAGTGCCGAGTGGGCGACGTCCATTGTTATCCCAGCAATTCGGAGGTGTGCCATCCATTCGTTTTCAAAACAGAGGCTTCTCAGTCTTAAGATGATTGAAGTAGTTCTTCTTAATGGCGCTTGCCCAAGCAAATGGAAAGGAAGCGAAACAGACCAAGAAAGATTGACTGACTCTCCGATGCGAGAGCTCGCGGCAATCGCTCTTTCGTTGACATCTGACCGAATAGCAAATGTTCGGTTGAATGTTGGCAGGATATTAGAGGCTGTACTGCATGATTTTGAAGATGCCGAGCTGTCGTTTATTAGAGAAGtgcttttgcagcaaatggaagaggaaaaggagagAGAAGGAGGAGGAGATCGCGATGTGTTATTCTTCGCGAAGCGTTGCGTTGACCGAGCGTCTACCATTATCGAAGAGACTTCTAGTGCTACTTCACTGGTATAA
- a CDS encoding predicted protein, with product MELEPAEAVLFPWFVQALGVLTFFLLSRYVKWLPYTAVLFLLGTFMGLATAKFQNDNRLSQSILEFWIPIDSELLLLVFLPGLIFKDASSLNVHLFQVSIVQCFVFAFPMVLGGAVLTALVAYYIFPYGWSFALAMTFGSILSATDPVAVAALLDSVGAPPRLKQHISGESLLNDGSALVFFALFAEVFYTELGVEGLGTDYNWGSGTAKFLRMSGGACAAGLFFGFGLILLLSILDRRLNREENIVQTAATITVAYLCYYTADVVWSTSGVLATVVCGITYRAFGDALINDNQLICDFWGLVEHLLNTVLFALGGLVWGSVIANAEEREGEFTGRDWADFVFQGYLIILYILLIIIRFALFIGAYPLISRIGLKSSKPEMIFQAFGGLRGAVGISLAIVLDNTVREAAEEGDFKYVGQTNKVFGFVGGIAFMTLCINATVAGPLLRRLGLADTTAIRKKIIESYKLHLRYETIEELIRLLAQPRFAKINFALIRDHVDWLKDLRQDEVLKAYKDYRNTHNHEKNYRDPNLSKVSPYLEDNEKDLEKQMAEHQKENIGISSDKNSTKVRIAKVTSSMSLIELRTVFLEILRSAYARQVELGELYNRQFLAFSLEQSIDFALDSVSNGSELNDWEYVSVVKAPWSTSVYTSKGMKYFRKCFGAFVLQDVKYEMMRLNVERCLAFLHAHDTAQRLLSQQFLDEQFSEEESKVIAESRRQCVEAVKLLKSYHMRDVEMIVSHNLCTVLLYNSSRCVEKLHRKGLLKGTEAETILEKIQESLQRVYACRERDHPGELPVDSDLMSEKDVDEMAPASG from the exons ATGGAGCTCGAACCGGCTGAAGCCGTCCTCTTTCCATGGTTTGTCCAGGCATTAGGAGTTCTCACATTCTTCCTTCTCAGTCGATACGTCAAGTGGCTTCCCTACACTGCCGTGttgtttcttcttggaacatTCATGGGGTTGGCGACGGCCAAATTTCAAAATGACAATCGACTGTCCCAGTCCATTCTAGAGTTTTGGATACCCATTGACAGCGAACTGCTTTTACTGGTTTTCTTGCCGGGTTTGATTTTCAAGGACGCGTCGTCCTTAAATGTGCACTTGTTTCAAGTTTCGATCGTACAGTGTTTTGTGTTTGCCTTCCCAATGGTACTGGGAGGAGCCGTCTTGACTGCTTTGGTGGCGTACTATATATTTCCCTATGGCTGGTCTTTTGCCTTGGCCATGACTTTTGGAAGCATTCTGAGTGCAACG GATCCAGTCGCAGTGGCTGCTTTACTTGACTCCGTAGGCGCTCCACCACGCCTCAAACAGCATATTAGCGGCGAATCGCTGCTAAACGACGGAAGTGCTCTCGTATTTTTTGCACTTTTTGCTGAAGTTTTCTATACCGAACTCGGCGTTGAAGGTCTGGGAACCGACTACAACTGGGGTTCCGGAACGGCTAAGTTTCTGCGTATGAGTGGCGGTGCGTGCGCAGCTGGACTATTTTTTGGATTCGGCTTGATTTTGCTCCTATCAATTTTGGATAGACGACTCAATCgagaagaaaatattgtacaAACTGCCGCTACCATTACCGTGGCATACTTGTGCTACTATACAGCCGATGTGGTGTGGAGTACCAGCGGTGTCTTGGCCACAGTCGTGTGCGGTATTACGTATCGGGCTTTTGGAGATGCCTTGATCAATGACAATCAGCTAATTTGTGATTTCTGGGGCTTGGTCGAGCACTTGTTGAATACTGTCTTATTCGCGCTAGGTGGATTAGTATGGGGTAGTGTGATCGCTAACGCAGAAGAACGTGAAGGAGAATTTACTGGAAGAGATTGGG CAGACTTTGTTTTCCAAGGCTATTTGATTATATTGTACATTTTGTTGATTATAATTCGATTCGCTCTCTTTATCGGCGCGTATCCGCTCATTTCCAGGATTGGGCTCAAATCAAGCAAGCCTGAAATGATCTTTCAGGCCTTTGGAGGCCTTCGCGGTGCTGTGGGAATCAGTTTGGCAATCGTTTTAGACAATACAGTGCGCGAGGCGGCTGAAGAGGGAGACTTCAAGTATGTTGGTCAGACCAACAAAGtgtttggatttgttggtgGAATTGCTTTTATGACGCTCTGTATTAATGCCACTGTAGCTGGTCCTCTGTTACGGCGATTAGGCCTGGCTGACACAACAGCCATTCGAAAAAAGATAATTGAAAGCTACAAGCTCCACTTGCGCTACGAAACAATTGAAGAGCTAATCCGTTTGCTAGCTCAGCCTCGCTTTGCCAAGATCAATTTTGCCCTGATTCGGGACCATGTTGATTGGTTGAAAGATCTTAGACAGGACGAAGTGTTAAAGGCCTACAAGGATTACCGGAATACTCATAATCACGAGAAAAACTATCGTGATCCAAACTTGTCTAAGGTTTCACCGTATTTGGAAGACAACGAAAAAGATCTGGAAAAACAAATGGCAGAACATCAGAAAGAAAACATCGGCATATCAAGTGACAAAAACTCTACCAAAGTGAGGATAGCCAAGGTCACATCCAGTATGTCGTTGATAGAACTTCGCACGGTATTTCTAGAAATTTTACGTAGCGCATACGCTAGACAAGTGGAACTCGGTGAGCTCTACAACCGTCAGTTTCTCGCCTTCTCTTTGGAACAATCAATTGATTTTGCCCTCGACTCTGTCTCAAATGGATCCGAGTTGAATGATTGGGAGTATGTGAGCGTCGTAAAAGCACCTTGGTCAACATCGGTTTACACTTCGAAAGGAATGAAGTATTTTCGAAAATGTTTCGGAGCTTTTGTCCTGCAAGATGTGAAGTACGAAATGATGCGACTGAACGTGGAGCGATGTCTGGCATTTCTACATGCACACGATACTGCGCAGAGGCTATTGAGTCAGCAGTTCTTGGATGAGCAATTCTCGGAAGAAGAGTCAAAGGTTATTGCCGAGTCAAGACGTCAGTGTGTAGAGGCTGTCAAGCTATTAAAGTCGTACCACATGAGAGATGTTGAGATGATTGTGTCGCACAACTTGTGCACGGTTCTCTTGTACAATTCATCTCGTTGCGTGGAAAAGCTGCATAGAAAAGGTCTTCTCAAGGGCACAGAAGCCGAGACTATACTGGAGAAGATTCAAGAATCGCTTCAGCGTGTTTACGCTTGCAGAGAGAGGGACCATCCAGGGGAGCTCCCTGTAGACAGCGATCTAATGTCGGAGAAAGATGTTGACGAAATGGCACCGGCTTCTGGTTAA
- a CDS encoding predicted protein, whose amino-acid sequence MSQGGKPQQGNSNTQQRKQNASCKGSTAHIWGTDVYVPTAAAATTSVRRSFQSLQISHHVKGKAARVEAEDNIVGIKWTSTGTIRHRCSVRDSSRSSLAVSPRDQQLPVSILMLCICTITPQAVSVSTSDFGLSNGAGPPHGLVRPVRKEMERQGLLTELDQQDYLQRFYGHIELLDRKRLSSLLANPGPKTEHLHSSNMRRKRGWEWADTKLVADLPYLKAISGSIDPTNYHQNGTVVRVLDEVQGSELIEVVQALLAQVCIQFKQQDATECSAGVQWADYGRGALGNTRGIESFGSLSQFPDYHSLGRGLYISVVILMPPFRTARAAISQSIGPSSLRSVAATTALDGSNAVVVESHKAISTKL is encoded by the exons atgtcgcaaggaggtaaaccacaacagggtaactcaaatacg cagcaacgcaaacaaaatgcTTCCTGTAAAGGATCGACGGCACACATTTGGGGAACGGACGTGTACGTTCctacggcggcagcggccaCTACCAGCGTTCGTCGTAGCTTTCAATCATTACAGATCTCCCATCACGTGAAGGGGAAAGCTGCGAGGGTAGAGGCCGAAGACAATATTGTCGGGATAAAGTGGACGTCGACGGGGACGATCCGCCACCGTTGTAGCGTGCgcgactcgagtcgctcCTCACTCGCGGTGTCACCCAGGGATCAACAACTACCAGTCTCAATATTGATGCTATGCATCTGCACTATCACACCGCAGGCTGTCAGCGTATCTACATCAGATTTTGGCCTGTCCAATGGAGCTGGTCCCCCTCATGGACTTGTGCGTCCAGtgcgaaaagaaatggaaagacagggactactgact gagttggatcaacaggATTACCTACAGAGATTTTACGGCCACATCGAGCTATTGGATCGGAAACGATTGTCCAGTTTGCTTGCCAATCCCGGGCCGAAAACCGAGCACCTCCACTCTTCCAATATGCGCCGCAAAAGAGGATGGGAATGGGCCGACACTAAACTCGTTGCCGACCTACCTTATCTCAAGGCTATTTCTGGTTCTATCGATCCCACTAACTATCATCAG AACGGTACCGTTGTAAGGGTTCTAGATGAGGTGCAGGGCTCCGAGCTGATCGAAGTCGTACAAGCGCTACTGGCACAAGTGTGCATCCAATTCAAGCAACAAGACGCGACAGAATGCAGTGCCGGAGTGCAATGGGCCGATT ATGGTAGAGGCGCTCTGGGCAACACAAGGGGCATAGAATCCTTTGGCAGTCTTTCGCAAtttcctgattaccatagCTTGGGCCGTGGCTTGTATATTTCCGTTGTGATACTTATGCCACCTTTTCGTACGGCTCGGGCAGCGATCTCACAAAGTATCGGACCGTCAAGTTTACGCTCGGTGGCTGCGACCACCGCCCTGGACGGTAGCAATGCGGTCGTAGTGGAATCGCATAAGGCGATAAGCACAAAACTATGA